In Peromyscus eremicus chromosome 2, PerEre_H2_v1, whole genome shotgun sequence, a single genomic region encodes these proteins:
- the Chchd7 gene encoding coiled-coil-helix-coiled-coil-helix domain-containing protein 7, with translation MPMVTRRLRDPDINPCLSESDASTRCMDENNYDRERCSNYFLKYKNCRRFWNSVMVQRRQNGVQPSMPTAAERDEILRAMQKMPY, from the exons ATGCCTATGGTCACAAGGCGGCTGAGAGATCCTGACATAAACCCTTGCTTGTCG GAATCTGATGCTTCTACCAGATGTATGGATGAAAATAACTATGACAGGGAAAGGTGTTCCAATTACTTCTTGAAGTACAAAAACTGCCGGCGATTCTGG AATTCTGTCATGGTCCAAAGAAGACAAAATGGAGTTCAGCCATCTATGCCTACagcagcagaaagagatgaaattTTGAGAGCAATGCAAAAGATGCCCTATTGA